The Limnospira fusiformis SAG 85.79 genomic interval GGGTTTCCCCTTCCCGGTTTTGCATGGGGAGAACTAAAACCGAGCGAGTCCGATAACAGATATTCTCATCAAAACTGCGATCGAGACGATAAGGCTGTCCCTGTGGTAAGTCGTAAGCATCATCAATGTTGAGACTTTTCCCAGTCAAAGCCACATGACCAGCCAGGCTCCTATCAGTCAGAGCGATCGCAAATTCTCGGAACGACAAATTTGGCAAAGACTGATTTTGAGCCACCTTAAACAGCAGTTTAGGGCGATCATCACTGTAATCTACCAGATAAACACTTCCCGCATCGCTACAGGTAATTTCCCGACTCTTACTGAGGATCAGCTTTAACAGCTTTCCCAAATCATGAATTCCCGATAGTGCCGTACCGATATCCAACAGCTTTTCAATCAGCAGCAACTCTTCACTAACCCCTACAGACACATTAAGATTATCAAAGACCATAATCCCACATCAGAACCTAGAACCAGCTTACAGCTACCCTACTGTGTGGAATTCTAGCGGATTGTGGGGCCGTTGATAGAATCTAACTCAAACTAGAAATTTTCTCAGCCATAGAAAAATCATTCTTAGTCAACCCCCCAGCATCATGGGTAGTCAGGGTAATTGTCACCTTATTATAGGAAATTTCCAAATCCGGGTGATGACCTGCCGCCTCTGCGGGTTCCACCAGTTGATTAACAAAAGCCACCGCTTCCACAAACCCCTTAAAGGTTTTCAGACACTTAATAGTTTTACCCTCAACAGACCATTCGGGAACCTGAGTAGCCATTTGTTGAATTTCAGTTGCACTCAGTAGTTCAGCCATATCAAAAATACACCAATTCTATTACATCTAAAAAAAACTATCCGCTCCCACGGATAACTCAAGCCTTGGATACTACCAGGACATCAGTCAGCGATATGAGAGCGGTCTAGCGGGTCTCTGTTGTTGGAACCTGACTGCCGGAAGGATCTCTCCAATCCAGCCAGACCATTTAGTAGGCTTTTCGGCTCCTAGCAATAGGAACCTAGGCCGAATTTTAGAGGTCAGCCCCGGCGCACAGCCGGCGTTCTCCAACACAGTGACCCATGCGTTTACTACTGTCACTCATGGGCATCACCTCCTGGATATCCGAAACTTACGAACCAGGATAACACAAAATTCTGAAAGTGCAAGCTCACCGCTGAGAGTTGGCTATTTTGTGATTAATAGGCGATCGCACTAGCTGGACCGAGATGCTGAAATCAGCCACCAGAGAAAACTTTAGTCCAATAATGGTTATAGTCCATCAGATCCCCCGTATCATTTTCCAGGAAATAGTGACCCACCCCAATCTGAGTAAAATCTGGATTAAGAATATTATCACGATGTCCCGGACTATCCATCCATCCCTCAACCACTAACTCCGGTGTAGTATGACCCGCAGCAATATTTTCGGCCAATGGCACTATCAATGTAAACCCTGTGGCCCTAATCCGGTCAGTTAAATTAGATCCATCAATTCCGGTGTGACTAAAAAAGTCTTGCCGTGCCATATTAGTGCTATGGGTACGCGCCGCCTGGGTGAGTAGGGGGTTCAGCCTTAGTGGTTGCAAATCTTCCCTAACTCGTTCTTGATTGACCAATTCCAGCACTTGCTGTTCAAAACGCAAGTTAGAACCAGTTTCACCTAAGTCTAGTTGAATATCAGCATGATTTGCTGCTCCTAGTTCCCCAATAAAGTCGCGAGTAGTGATTGATTCAACATCGACATTTTCCAGGGTTGCCACCGTCTGACCATCCAGTAAAATCAAGGTAGACGTATCGGATTGTTTAATCCGTAAATCAGCAATCGTGACCCCATCAGGAACCCGTAATTTATCGATACCAGGCTTAAAGTCGGTAATCAGATCTTGATTGACAGTCGATGATGGCAACAGAAACTGATTAGCACCACTCCCTCCGGTGAGAGTGTCTAAACCTCGATCGCCTGATAAAACGTTATTA includes:
- a CDS encoding 4a-hydroxytetrahydrobiopterin dehydratase; the encoded protein is MAELLSATEIQQMATQVPEWSVEGKTIKCLKTFKGFVEAVAFVNQLVEPAEAAGHHPDLEISYNKVTITLTTHDAGGLTKNDFSMAEKISSLS
- a CDS encoding CAP domain-containing protein; protein product: MASPANDFMIVSELPDEQIARLSSPGLPQAIALLQGDDYLVNDAQGRILLGNQGNDTIIGNSGNDTIYGGQNDDYLNGGSGDDLLFGNRGNDTIYGGSGNDTIYGGVGNDWIVGGSGNNVLSGDRGLDTLTGGSGANQFLLPSSTVNQDLITDFKPGIDKLRVPDGVTIADLRIKQSDTSTLILLDGQTVATLENVDVESITTRDFIGELGAANHADIQLDLGETGSNLRFEQQVLELVNQERVREDLQPLRLNPLLTQAARTHSTNMARQDFFSHTGIDGSNLTDRIRATGFTLIVPLAENIAAGHTTPELVVEGWMDSPGHRDNILNPDFTQIGVGHYFLENDTGDLMDYNHYWTKVFSGG